Proteins from one Syngnathus scovelli strain Florida chromosome 17, RoL_Ssco_1.2, whole genome shotgun sequence genomic window:
- the LOC125984577 gene encoding plexin domain-containing protein 2 isoform X1: MKTLRVITGLLVVFQLAITHARFTNGLSHIQSTVMENSPESENKAKRWPTLEAPGWAADPRGLYGDRHRPDESDADLLEEGHDNSAQIVNMDHVYYTSKIVCPGDAGGADAWVDTERANKNEWKTRGFLSSTHRQAERVNLSFAFPFYGHMLKEVTVATGGFIYTGDIIHRLLTATQYIAPLMADFDPSLSGNSSVFYFDNGSALVVQWSRLHLQDNIRSGTFTFQAALHSDGRIVFAYKEIPVDIRDISSENHPVKVGLSDAFMVLHKIEQIPNVRRRTIYEYHKVDILKSKISNATTIEMLPLPNWLQLQLVLSLAEVKRKSTHITSPPECGPFFTIRITASTCLGILLYSRCSSGFDRNRQYWVDHGCQEERRDLRCLRVPEVTDKSSGHLTLEPTAGAASAATSIPAADPLGRTAASENQLTGSGRRATSSPCFSTAQPPERKMGPFRTTVTSEGRCFTKTSSPSTNGKDNDTGQQEQAGLLVGVVMVMVVMVMGILLSIYVYYHPTSTASLFFMERRLSRWPTMKFRRGSGHPSYAEVETPGMDRDGIAVIDPKQSFVMAIRRESEQKEGFIVPDPRERFLCSESF; this comes from the exons ATGAAGACGCTTCGTGTTATTACGGGACTGCTGGTTGTTTTCCAGCTTGCAATCACTCACGCAAGGTTTACTAATG GTTTGAGCCACATACAATCAACTGTCATGGAAAACTCCCCGGAGAGTGAAAACAAGGCAAAAAGGTGGCCGACGTTGGAGGCCCCCGGctgggcggcggatcccaggggcCTCTACGGGGACCGCCATCGCCCGGATGAGTCGGACGCCGACTTGTTGGAGGAAGGGCACGACAACTCCGCGCAGATTGTG AACATGGATCACGTCTACTACACATCCAAAATTGTCTGTCCTGGGGACGCGGGAGGTGCAGATGCCTGGGTGGACACGGAGCGGGCCAACAAAAACGAGTGGAAGACTCGCGGCTTCTTGTCGAGCACGCACCGCCAAGCTGAG AGAGTCAATCTTTCCTTTGCTTTTCCCTTCTACGGGCACATGCTGAAGGAAGTCACCGTGGCAACCGGAG GCTTTATTTACACGGGAGATATCATCCACCGCTTGCTCACGGCCACTCAGTACATCGCGCCGCTCATGGCCGACTTTGACCCCAGCCTCTCCGGCAACTCCTCCGTCTTTTACTTTGATAATG GTTCTGCTCTGGTGGTGCAGTGGAGCCGCCTTCACCTACAAGACAACATCCGCTCAGGCACGTTCACCTTCCAAGCTGCTCTGCACAGTGACGGACGCATCGTCTTTGCCTACAAAGAG ATTCCTGTTGACATCAGAGACATCAGCAGTGAGAATCATCCGGTTAAAGTCGGCCTGTCGGATGCTTTCATGGTGCTTCACAAGATTGAGCAGATCCCGA ATGTGCGGCGGAGGACCATCTATGAGTACCACAAGGTGGACATTCTCAAGTCCAAAATCTCCAACGCAACCACTATAGAGATGCTCCCTCTACCAA ATTGGCTTCAACTGCAGCTGGTGCTCTCGCTTGCAGAGGTCAAACGGAAAAGCACACACATCACATCGCCTCCAGAATGTGGACCATTCTTCACCATCCGCATCACCGCGTCAACCTGTTTGGGGATTTTGCTTTATTCCAGATGCTCCAGCGGCTTTGACCGGAATCGCCAGTATTGGGTGGACCATGGATGCCAGGAAGAG AGACGAGACCTCCGTTGTCTGAGAGTACCCGAAGTGACGGACAAGTCGTCCGGCCACCTCACGTTGGAGCCCACTGCTGGGGCGGCATCGGCAGCAACCTCCATCCCGGCCGCTGACCCTCTTGGCAGGACGGCTGCTTCCGAAAACCAGCTGACAGGGAGCGGCAGGAGGGCCACGTCCAGTCCTTGTTTCTCTACTGCCCAACCTCCAG aaaGGAAAATGGGGCCATTCAGAACGACTGTAACCAGTGAGGGAAGATGTTTTACAAAGACTTCTTCTCCAAGCA CGAACGGCAAAGACAACGACACAGGCCAACAGGAGCAGGCGGGTCTCCTTGTTGGTGTGGTTATGGTGATGGTCGTCATGGTGATGGGCATCTTGTTGTCCATCTATGTGTACTATCACCCCACGTCTACAGCCAGCCTGTTCTTCATGGAG CGGCGTCTGTCCCGTTGGCCCACCATGAAGTTCCGCCGCGGTTCGGGCCACCCTTCCTACGCTGAGGTGGAGACTCCAGGCATGGACAGAGACGGCATAGCTGTCATCGACCCCAAGCAGTCGTTCGTCATGGCCATCAGACGAGAGAGCGAACAGAAGGAGGGTTTCATCGTCCCTGACCCAAGGGAGCGCTTCCTCTGCTCGGAGAGCTTCTGA
- the LOC125984577 gene encoding plexin domain-containing protein 2 isoform X3 has translation MKTLRVITGLLVVFQLAITHARFTNGLSHIQSTVMENSPESENKAKRWPTLEAPGWAADPRGLYGDRHRPDESDADLLEEGHDNSAQIVNMDHVYYTSKIVCPGDAGGADAWVDTERANKNEWKTRGFLSSTHRQAERVNLSFAFPFYGHMLKEVTVATGGFIYTGDIIHRLLTATQYIAPLMADFDPSLSGNSSVFYFDNGSALVVQWSRLHLQDNIRSGTFTFQAALHSDGRIVFAYKEIPVDIRDISSENHPVKVGLSDAFMVLHKIEQIPNVRRRTIYEYHKVDILKSKISNATTIEMLPLPTCLQFSSCAPCVTSQIGFNCSWCSRLQRCSSGFDRNRQYWVDHGCQEERRDLRCLRVPEVTDKSSGHLTLEPTAGAASAATSIPAADPLGRTAASENQLTGSGRRATSSPCFSTAQPPERKMGPFRTTVTSEGRCFTKTSSPSTNGKDNDTGQQEQAGLLVGVVMVMVVMVMGILLSIYVYYHPTSTASLFFMERRLSRWPTMKFRRGSGHPSYAEVETPGMDRDGIAVIDPKQSFVMAIRRESEQKEGFIVPDPRERFLCSESF, from the exons ATGAAGACGCTTCGTGTTATTACGGGACTGCTGGTTGTTTTCCAGCTTGCAATCACTCACGCAAGGTTTACTAATG GTTTGAGCCACATACAATCAACTGTCATGGAAAACTCCCCGGAGAGTGAAAACAAGGCAAAAAGGTGGCCGACGTTGGAGGCCCCCGGctgggcggcggatcccaggggcCTCTACGGGGACCGCCATCGCCCGGATGAGTCGGACGCCGACTTGTTGGAGGAAGGGCACGACAACTCCGCGCAGATTGTG AACATGGATCACGTCTACTACACATCCAAAATTGTCTGTCCTGGGGACGCGGGAGGTGCAGATGCCTGGGTGGACACGGAGCGGGCCAACAAAAACGAGTGGAAGACTCGCGGCTTCTTGTCGAGCACGCACCGCCAAGCTGAG AGAGTCAATCTTTCCTTTGCTTTTCCCTTCTACGGGCACATGCTGAAGGAAGTCACCGTGGCAACCGGAG GCTTTATTTACACGGGAGATATCATCCACCGCTTGCTCACGGCCACTCAGTACATCGCGCCGCTCATGGCCGACTTTGACCCCAGCCTCTCCGGCAACTCCTCCGTCTTTTACTTTGATAATG GTTCTGCTCTGGTGGTGCAGTGGAGCCGCCTTCACCTACAAGACAACATCCGCTCAGGCACGTTCACCTTCCAAGCTGCTCTGCACAGTGACGGACGCATCGTCTTTGCCTACAAAGAG ATTCCTGTTGACATCAGAGACATCAGCAGTGAGAATCATCCGGTTAAAGTCGGCCTGTCGGATGCTTTCATGGTGCTTCACAAGATTGAGCAGATCCCGA ATGTGCGGCGGAGGACCATCTATGAGTACCACAAGGTGGACATTCTCAAGTCCAAAATCTCCAACGCAACCACTATAGAGATGCTCCCTCTACCAA CGTGTCTGCAGTTCTCCAGCTGTGCTCCGTGTGTCACTTCTCAGATTGGCTTCAACTGCAGCTGGTGCTCTCGCTTGCAGAG ATGCTCCAGCGGCTTTGACCGGAATCGCCAGTATTGGGTGGACCATGGATGCCAGGAAGAG AGACGAGACCTCCGTTGTCTGAGAGTACCCGAAGTGACGGACAAGTCGTCCGGCCACCTCACGTTGGAGCCCACTGCTGGGGCGGCATCGGCAGCAACCTCCATCCCGGCCGCTGACCCTCTTGGCAGGACGGCTGCTTCCGAAAACCAGCTGACAGGGAGCGGCAGGAGGGCCACGTCCAGTCCTTGTTTCTCTACTGCCCAACCTCCAG aaaGGAAAATGGGGCCATTCAGAACGACTGTAACCAGTGAGGGAAGATGTTTTACAAAGACTTCTTCTCCAAGCA CGAACGGCAAAGACAACGACACAGGCCAACAGGAGCAGGCGGGTCTCCTTGTTGGTGTGGTTATGGTGATGGTCGTCATGGTGATGGGCATCTTGTTGTCCATCTATGTGTACTATCACCCCACGTCTACAGCCAGCCTGTTCTTCATGGAG CGGCGTCTGTCCCGTTGGCCCACCATGAAGTTCCGCCGCGGTTCGGGCCACCCTTCCTACGCTGAGGTGGAGACTCCAGGCATGGACAGAGACGGCATAGCTGTCATCGACCCCAAGCAGTCGTTCGTCATGGCCATCAGACGAGAGAGCGAACAGAAGGAGGGTTTCATCGTCCCTGACCCAAGGGAGCGCTTCCTCTGCTCGGAGAGCTTCTGA
- the LOC125984577 gene encoding plexin domain-containing protein 2 isoform X5, translated as MKTLRVITGLLVVFQLAITHARFTNGLSHIQSTVMENSPESENKAKRWPTLEAPGWAADPRGLYGDRHRPDESDADLLEEGHDNSAQIVNMDHVYYTSKIVCPGDAGGADAWVDTERANKNEWKTRGFLSSTHRQAERVNLSFAFPFYGHMLKEVTVATGGFIYTGDIIHRLLTATQYIAPLMADFDPSLSGNSSVFYFDNGSALVVQWSRLHLQDNIRSGTFTFQAALHSDGRIVFAYKEIPVDIRDISSENHPVKVGLSDAFMVLHKIEQIPNVRRRTIYEYHKVDILKSKISNATTIEMLPLPTCLQFSSCAPCVTSQIGFNCSWCSRLQRCSSGFDRNRQYWVDHGCQEERRDLRCLRVPEVTDKSSGHLTLEPTAGAASAATSIPAADPLGRTAASENQLTGSGRRATSSPCFSTAQPPANGKDNDTGQQEQAGLLVGVVMVMVVMVMGILLSIYVYYHPTSTASLFFMERRLSRWPTMKFRRGSGHPSYAEVETPGMDRDGIAVIDPKQSFVMAIRRESEQKEGFIVPDPRERFLCSESF; from the exons ATGAAGACGCTTCGTGTTATTACGGGACTGCTGGTTGTTTTCCAGCTTGCAATCACTCACGCAAGGTTTACTAATG GTTTGAGCCACATACAATCAACTGTCATGGAAAACTCCCCGGAGAGTGAAAACAAGGCAAAAAGGTGGCCGACGTTGGAGGCCCCCGGctgggcggcggatcccaggggcCTCTACGGGGACCGCCATCGCCCGGATGAGTCGGACGCCGACTTGTTGGAGGAAGGGCACGACAACTCCGCGCAGATTGTG AACATGGATCACGTCTACTACACATCCAAAATTGTCTGTCCTGGGGACGCGGGAGGTGCAGATGCCTGGGTGGACACGGAGCGGGCCAACAAAAACGAGTGGAAGACTCGCGGCTTCTTGTCGAGCACGCACCGCCAAGCTGAG AGAGTCAATCTTTCCTTTGCTTTTCCCTTCTACGGGCACATGCTGAAGGAAGTCACCGTGGCAACCGGAG GCTTTATTTACACGGGAGATATCATCCACCGCTTGCTCACGGCCACTCAGTACATCGCGCCGCTCATGGCCGACTTTGACCCCAGCCTCTCCGGCAACTCCTCCGTCTTTTACTTTGATAATG GTTCTGCTCTGGTGGTGCAGTGGAGCCGCCTTCACCTACAAGACAACATCCGCTCAGGCACGTTCACCTTCCAAGCTGCTCTGCACAGTGACGGACGCATCGTCTTTGCCTACAAAGAG ATTCCTGTTGACATCAGAGACATCAGCAGTGAGAATCATCCGGTTAAAGTCGGCCTGTCGGATGCTTTCATGGTGCTTCACAAGATTGAGCAGATCCCGA ATGTGCGGCGGAGGACCATCTATGAGTACCACAAGGTGGACATTCTCAAGTCCAAAATCTCCAACGCAACCACTATAGAGATGCTCCCTCTACCAA CGTGTCTGCAGTTCTCCAGCTGTGCTCCGTGTGTCACTTCTCAGATTGGCTTCAACTGCAGCTGGTGCTCTCGCTTGCAGAG ATGCTCCAGCGGCTTTGACCGGAATCGCCAGTATTGGGTGGACCATGGATGCCAGGAAGAG AGACGAGACCTCCGTTGTCTGAGAGTACCCGAAGTGACGGACAAGTCGTCCGGCCACCTCACGTTGGAGCCCACTGCTGGGGCGGCATCGGCAGCAACCTCCATCCCGGCCGCTGACCCTCTTGGCAGGACGGCTGCTTCCGAAAACCAGCTGACAGGGAGCGGCAGGAGGGCCACGTCCAGTCCTTGTTTCTCTACTGCCCAACCTCCAG CGAACGGCAAAGACAACGACACAGGCCAACAGGAGCAGGCGGGTCTCCTTGTTGGTGTGGTTATGGTGATGGTCGTCATGGTGATGGGCATCTTGTTGTCCATCTATGTGTACTATCACCCCACGTCTACAGCCAGCCTGTTCTTCATGGAG CGGCGTCTGTCCCGTTGGCCCACCATGAAGTTCCGCCGCGGTTCGGGCCACCCTTCCTACGCTGAGGTGGAGACTCCAGGCATGGACAGAGACGGCATAGCTGTCATCGACCCCAAGCAGTCGTTCGTCATGGCCATCAGACGAGAGAGCGAACAGAAGGAGGGTTTCATCGTCCCTGACCCAAGGGAGCGCTTCCTCTGCTCGGAGAGCTTCTGA
- the LOC125984577 gene encoding plexin domain-containing protein 2 isoform X2 has product MKTLRVITGLLVVFQLAITHARFTNGLSHIQSTVMENSPESENKAKRWPTLEAPGWAADPRGLYGDRHRPDESDADLLEEGHDNSAQIVNMDHVYYTSKIVCPGDAGGADAWVDTERANKNEWKTRGFLSSTHRQAEEVTVATGGFIYTGDIIHRLLTATQYIAPLMADFDPSLSGNSSVFYFDNGSALVVQWSRLHLQDNIRSGTFTFQAALHSDGRIVFAYKEIPVDIRDISSENHPVKVGLSDAFMVLHKIEQIPNVRRRTIYEYHKVDILKSKISNATTIEMLPLPNWLQLQLVLSLAEVKRKSTHITSPPECGPFFTIRITASTCLGILLYSRCSSGFDRNRQYWVDHGCQEERRDLRCLRVPEVTDKSSGHLTLEPTAGAASAATSIPAADPLGRTAASENQLTGSGRRATSSPCFSTAQPPERKMGPFRTTVTSEGRCFTKTSSPSTNGKDNDTGQQEQAGLLVGVVMVMVVMVMGILLSIYVYYHPTSTASLFFMERRLSRWPTMKFRRGSGHPSYAEVETPGMDRDGIAVIDPKQSFVMAIRRESEQKEGFIVPDPRERFLCSESF; this is encoded by the exons ATGAAGACGCTTCGTGTTATTACGGGACTGCTGGTTGTTTTCCAGCTTGCAATCACTCACGCAAGGTTTACTAATG GTTTGAGCCACATACAATCAACTGTCATGGAAAACTCCCCGGAGAGTGAAAACAAGGCAAAAAGGTGGCCGACGTTGGAGGCCCCCGGctgggcggcggatcccaggggcCTCTACGGGGACCGCCATCGCCCGGATGAGTCGGACGCCGACTTGTTGGAGGAAGGGCACGACAACTCCGCGCAGATTGTG AACATGGATCACGTCTACTACACATCCAAAATTGTCTGTCCTGGGGACGCGGGAGGTGCAGATGCCTGGGTGGACACGGAGCGGGCCAACAAAAACGAGTGGAAGACTCGCGGCTTCTTGTCGAGCACGCACCGCCAAGCTGAG GAAGTCACCGTGGCAACCGGAG GCTTTATTTACACGGGAGATATCATCCACCGCTTGCTCACGGCCACTCAGTACATCGCGCCGCTCATGGCCGACTTTGACCCCAGCCTCTCCGGCAACTCCTCCGTCTTTTACTTTGATAATG GTTCTGCTCTGGTGGTGCAGTGGAGCCGCCTTCACCTACAAGACAACATCCGCTCAGGCACGTTCACCTTCCAAGCTGCTCTGCACAGTGACGGACGCATCGTCTTTGCCTACAAAGAG ATTCCTGTTGACATCAGAGACATCAGCAGTGAGAATCATCCGGTTAAAGTCGGCCTGTCGGATGCTTTCATGGTGCTTCACAAGATTGAGCAGATCCCGA ATGTGCGGCGGAGGACCATCTATGAGTACCACAAGGTGGACATTCTCAAGTCCAAAATCTCCAACGCAACCACTATAGAGATGCTCCCTCTACCAA ATTGGCTTCAACTGCAGCTGGTGCTCTCGCTTGCAGAGGTCAAACGGAAAAGCACACACATCACATCGCCTCCAGAATGTGGACCATTCTTCACCATCCGCATCACCGCGTCAACCTGTTTGGGGATTTTGCTTTATTCCAGATGCTCCAGCGGCTTTGACCGGAATCGCCAGTATTGGGTGGACCATGGATGCCAGGAAGAG AGACGAGACCTCCGTTGTCTGAGAGTACCCGAAGTGACGGACAAGTCGTCCGGCCACCTCACGTTGGAGCCCACTGCTGGGGCGGCATCGGCAGCAACCTCCATCCCGGCCGCTGACCCTCTTGGCAGGACGGCTGCTTCCGAAAACCAGCTGACAGGGAGCGGCAGGAGGGCCACGTCCAGTCCTTGTTTCTCTACTGCCCAACCTCCAG aaaGGAAAATGGGGCCATTCAGAACGACTGTAACCAGTGAGGGAAGATGTTTTACAAAGACTTCTTCTCCAAGCA CGAACGGCAAAGACAACGACACAGGCCAACAGGAGCAGGCGGGTCTCCTTGTTGGTGTGGTTATGGTGATGGTCGTCATGGTGATGGGCATCTTGTTGTCCATCTATGTGTACTATCACCCCACGTCTACAGCCAGCCTGTTCTTCATGGAG CGGCGTCTGTCCCGTTGGCCCACCATGAAGTTCCGCCGCGGTTCGGGCCACCCTTCCTACGCTGAGGTGGAGACTCCAGGCATGGACAGAGACGGCATAGCTGTCATCGACCCCAAGCAGTCGTTCGTCATGGCCATCAGACGAGAGAGCGAACAGAAGGAGGGTTTCATCGTCCCTGACCCAAGGGAGCGCTTCCTCTGCTCGGAGAGCTTCTGA
- the LOC125984577 gene encoding plexin domain-containing protein 2 isoform X4 has protein sequence MKTLRVITGLLVVFQLAITHARFTNGLSHIQSTVMENSPESENKAKRWPTLEAPGWAADPRGLYGDRHRPDESDADLLEEGHDNSAQIVNMDHVYYTSKIVCPGDAGGADAWVDTERANKNEWKTRGFLSSTHRQAERVNLSFAFPFYGHMLKEVTVATGGFIYTGDIIHRLLTATQYIAPLMADFDPSLSGNSSVFYFDNGSALVVQWSRLHLQDNIRSGTFTFQAALHSDGRIVFAYKEIPVDIRDISSENHPVKVGLSDAFMVLHKIEQIPNVRRRTIYEYHKVDILKSKISNATTIEMLPLPNWLQLQLVLSLAEVKRKSTHITSPPECGPFFTIRITASTCLGILLYSRCSSGFDRNRQYWVDHGCQEERRDLRCLRVPEVTDKSSGHLTLEPTAGAASAATSIPAADPLGRTAASENQLTGSGRRATSSPCFSTAQPPANGKDNDTGQQEQAGLLVGVVMVMVVMVMGILLSIYVYYHPTSTASLFFMERRLSRWPTMKFRRGSGHPSYAEVETPGMDRDGIAVIDPKQSFVMAIRRESEQKEGFIVPDPRERFLCSESF, from the exons ATGAAGACGCTTCGTGTTATTACGGGACTGCTGGTTGTTTTCCAGCTTGCAATCACTCACGCAAGGTTTACTAATG GTTTGAGCCACATACAATCAACTGTCATGGAAAACTCCCCGGAGAGTGAAAACAAGGCAAAAAGGTGGCCGACGTTGGAGGCCCCCGGctgggcggcggatcccaggggcCTCTACGGGGACCGCCATCGCCCGGATGAGTCGGACGCCGACTTGTTGGAGGAAGGGCACGACAACTCCGCGCAGATTGTG AACATGGATCACGTCTACTACACATCCAAAATTGTCTGTCCTGGGGACGCGGGAGGTGCAGATGCCTGGGTGGACACGGAGCGGGCCAACAAAAACGAGTGGAAGACTCGCGGCTTCTTGTCGAGCACGCACCGCCAAGCTGAG AGAGTCAATCTTTCCTTTGCTTTTCCCTTCTACGGGCACATGCTGAAGGAAGTCACCGTGGCAACCGGAG GCTTTATTTACACGGGAGATATCATCCACCGCTTGCTCACGGCCACTCAGTACATCGCGCCGCTCATGGCCGACTTTGACCCCAGCCTCTCCGGCAACTCCTCCGTCTTTTACTTTGATAATG GTTCTGCTCTGGTGGTGCAGTGGAGCCGCCTTCACCTACAAGACAACATCCGCTCAGGCACGTTCACCTTCCAAGCTGCTCTGCACAGTGACGGACGCATCGTCTTTGCCTACAAAGAG ATTCCTGTTGACATCAGAGACATCAGCAGTGAGAATCATCCGGTTAAAGTCGGCCTGTCGGATGCTTTCATGGTGCTTCACAAGATTGAGCAGATCCCGA ATGTGCGGCGGAGGACCATCTATGAGTACCACAAGGTGGACATTCTCAAGTCCAAAATCTCCAACGCAACCACTATAGAGATGCTCCCTCTACCAA ATTGGCTTCAACTGCAGCTGGTGCTCTCGCTTGCAGAGGTCAAACGGAAAAGCACACACATCACATCGCCTCCAGAATGTGGACCATTCTTCACCATCCGCATCACCGCGTCAACCTGTTTGGGGATTTTGCTTTATTCCAGATGCTCCAGCGGCTTTGACCGGAATCGCCAGTATTGGGTGGACCATGGATGCCAGGAAGAG AGACGAGACCTCCGTTGTCTGAGAGTACCCGAAGTGACGGACAAGTCGTCCGGCCACCTCACGTTGGAGCCCACTGCTGGGGCGGCATCGGCAGCAACCTCCATCCCGGCCGCTGACCCTCTTGGCAGGACGGCTGCTTCCGAAAACCAGCTGACAGGGAGCGGCAGGAGGGCCACGTCCAGTCCTTGTTTCTCTACTGCCCAACCTCCAG CGAACGGCAAAGACAACGACACAGGCCAACAGGAGCAGGCGGGTCTCCTTGTTGGTGTGGTTATGGTGATGGTCGTCATGGTGATGGGCATCTTGTTGTCCATCTATGTGTACTATCACCCCACGTCTACAGCCAGCCTGTTCTTCATGGAG CGGCGTCTGTCCCGTTGGCCCACCATGAAGTTCCGCCGCGGTTCGGGCCACCCTTCCTACGCTGAGGTGGAGACTCCAGGCATGGACAGAGACGGCATAGCTGTCATCGACCCCAAGCAGTCGTTCGTCATGGCCATCAGACGAGAGAGCGAACAGAAGGAGGGTTTCATCGTCCCTGACCCAAGGGAGCGCTTCCTCTGCTCGGAGAGCTTCTGA